One genomic segment of Cellulophaga sp. HaHaR_3_176 includes these proteins:
- a CDS encoding TlpA disulfide reductase family protein: MKKIIFGFFALALLISCNSNPEGFSIEASIDGEIENGTKVFLKRINKMNQPIDVDTTTIENGKFKFIGKADSLDLQYIFIDKVNGNIPVVIENGTIDISFQKDSIAFAKIEGTEQNEMFYNYLKNSRDFSKRVMSMRADFEKARANGDTATQEALQAENMEMQEEAKNYEIKYIKENPTALISVMLLDKVLASKSYPESEVREMLESLDPKIKTTSVGIKILKQLEKTKRTAIGEKAPDFSAPTPTGEKLALNDVLGKVTILDFWAGWCKPCRAENPNLVRIYDKYRDNGLSIIGVSLDRSADEWKDAIAADGLEWNHVSNVKYFDEIAKLYNVRAIPATFILDENGVIVAKDLRGKDLENKIAELIGKI, translated from the coding sequence ATGAAAAAAATCATATTCGGATTCTTTGCTTTAGCTTTATTAATATCATGTAATAGTAACCCTGAAGGATTTTCTATTGAAGCAAGTATAGATGGTGAGATAGAAAACGGAACGAAAGTTTTCTTGAAAAGAATTAATAAAATGAATCAGCCAATTGATGTTGATACTACAACAATTGAAAATGGTAAATTCAAATTTATAGGAAAAGCAGATTCTTTAGATTTGCAGTATATTTTCATTGATAAAGTAAACGGAAACATTCCTGTAGTCATTGAAAATGGTACTATTGATATTTCTTTTCAAAAAGATAGTATTGCTTTTGCTAAAATTGAAGGTACAGAGCAGAATGAAATGTTCTATAACTATTTAAAAAATAGTAGAGATTTTTCAAAAAGAGTAATGTCTATGCGTGCTGATTTTGAAAAAGCAAGAGCTAATGGAGATACTGCTACACAAGAAGCTCTACAGGCTGAAAATATGGAAATGCAAGAAGAAGCTAAAAATTATGAAATTAAATACATAAAAGAAAATCCAACTGCATTAATATCTGTAATGTTGTTAGATAAAGTTTTAGCAAGTAAATCTTATCCAGAATCGGAAGTTAGAGAAATGCTTGAGTCTTTAGATCCTAAAATTAAAACAACAAGCGTTGGTATTAAAATTTTAAAGCAATTAGAGAAAACAAAAAGAACTGCAATTGGTGAAAAAGCACCAGATTTTTCTGCTCCAACACCTACAGGAGAAAAATTAGCATTAAATGATGTATTAGGAAAAGTTACTATTTTAGATTTTTGGGCTGGTTGGTGTAAGCCTTGTAGAGCTGAAAACCCTAATTTAGTTCGTATTTATGATAAATACAGAGACAATGGTTTAAGTATTATAGGTGTTTCTTTAGACAGATCTGCAGATGAATGGAAAGATGCTATTGCTGCTGACGGATTAGAGTGGAATCATGTTAGTAATGTTAAATACTTTGATGAAATTGCTAAATTATACAATGTTAGAGCTATACCTGCTACTTTTATTTTAGATGAAAATGGTGTTATTGTAGCTAAAGATTTAAGAGGTAAAGATTTAGAGAACAAAATTGCTGAATTGATTGGCAAAATTTAA
- the ggt gene encoding gamma-glutamyltransferase, with product MKNIIYIVLMLLCFVSCKVEVTKPITTGLVTDKAMVVSAREEASEIGSEIMKKGGNAFDAMVGTQLALAVAYPRAGNIGGGGFMVYRGSNGTVGSLDFREKAPKSAHRDMYLDSLGNVIPNMSTLGVTATGVPGSVAGILEVHKKFGKLPLSTIFEPVIALAENGVLVTGKQAEMLDNYREVFIDVNSDSTKFATIYKEGDLIKYPNLAKTLRTIVEKGKDGFYKGEIAKKLANFIQKNGGFVTEDDLASYEVKWRKPVVFDYKSLKIISMSPPSSGGVTMNQIFKMIEPYDIAAFGHNSEKTIQLFTEASRRAYADRNYYLGDPDFVEIPLNNLLKDSYMKERMADFSFDKATKSENVSHGNVEIVESMETTHYSIVDSEGNAVSVTTTLNGNFGSKVYCDELGFFLNNEMDDFSSKAGVPNMFGLIGAEANNIQPEKRMLSSMTPTIVEKNGKLWMVVGTPGGSTIITAVAQTILNTYEFDMSMQEAVNAPRFHHQWLPDVVVFEPNGFSNELKNELKNKGYIINEENNPIIGKVDAIQVLPNGKLEAGADKRGDDTAVGY from the coding sequence ATGAAAAACATAATTTATATAGTATTAATGCTCCTATGCTTTGTTAGCTGCAAAGTAGAAGTAACTAAACCTATTACTACAGGCTTAGTCACAGATAAAGCTATGGTTGTTTCCGCTAGAGAAGAAGCATCAGAAATAGGATCTGAGATTATGAAAAAAGGCGGTAATGCTTTTGATGCTATGGTTGGTACACAATTAGCATTAGCAGTAGCTTACCCTAGAGCAGGTAATATTGGTGGTGGTGGTTTTATGGTTTACAGAGGCTCAAATGGAACTGTTGGTTCATTAGATTTTAGAGAAAAAGCACCTAAATCAGCACATCGCGATATGTATTTAGACTCTCTGGGTAATGTAATTCCAAATATGAGCACATTGGGTGTAACAGCTACAGGTGTACCTGGTTCTGTTGCTGGAATATTAGAAGTTCATAAAAAATTTGGAAAGCTACCTTTGTCAACTATTTTTGAGCCTGTAATTGCATTGGCTGAAAACGGAGTACTTGTTACTGGTAAACAAGCAGAAATGCTTGATAATTATAGAGAAGTTTTTATTGATGTTAATAGCGATAGTACAAAATTTGCGACAATCTATAAAGAAGGTGATTTAATAAAGTACCCTAATCTAGCAAAAACTCTTCGTACAATTGTTGAAAAAGGAAAAGATGGATTTTACAAAGGTGAGATTGCTAAAAAATTAGCAAATTTTATTCAAAAAAATGGTGGGTTTGTTACTGAAGATGATTTAGCTAGTTATGAAGTAAAGTGGCGTAAACCTGTGGTTTTTGATTATAAAAGCTTAAAAATAATTTCGATGAGTCCTCCAAGTAGTGGAGGTGTAACTATGAATCAGATTTTTAAAATGATAGAACCTTATGATATTGCTGCTTTTGGTCATAATTCTGAAAAAACTATTCAATTATTTACTGAAGCTTCTCGGCGTGCCTATGCAGATAGAAACTATTATTTAGGAGATCCTGATTTTGTTGAAATTCCGTTAAATAATTTATTAAAAGATAGCTATATGAAAGAACGTATGGCTGATTTTTCATTTGATAAAGCAACAAAATCTGAAAATGTATCACATGGCAATGTAGAAATTGTAGAAAGCATGGAAACTACCCACTACTCTATTGTTGATTCAGAAGGAAATGCAGTTTCAGTAACAACAACATTAAATGGTAACTTTGGTTCAAAAGTATATTGTGATGAGTTAGGTTTCTTTTTAAATAATGAAATGGATGACTTTAGCTCAAAAGCAGGTGTCCCGAATATGTTTGGACTTATAGGTGCCGAAGCAAACAATATTCAACCAGAAAAAAGAATGCTAAGTAGCATGACGCCTACAATTGTAGAAAAAAACGGGAAATTATGGATGGTTGTTGGTACACCAGGTGGGTCTACCATTATTACTGCTGTAGCACAAACAATATTAAACACATACGAATTTGATATGAGCATGCAAGAAGCTGTAAATGCTCCAAGATTCCACCACCAATGGTTACCTGATGTAGTTGTTTTTGAGCCAAATGGTTTTTCGAATGAACTAAAAAATGAACTAAAAAATAAAGGTTATATTATTAATGAAGAAAATAACCCGATTATAGGAAAAGTTGATGCTATTCAGGTTTTACCTAATGGAAAATTAGAAGCTGGTGCTGATAAAAGAGGAGATGATACAGCTGTAGGATATTAA
- a CDS encoding ACP phosphodiesterase: MNFLAHIYLSFNDDEITIGNFIADSIRGNKYKHLPERIQKGIKLHRFIDTFTDAHPTVRKSTKKLHENYGHYSGVIVDIFYDHFLAKNWSMYSDVPLAIFVDKFYDLLEDNYKILPDNTKHMMPYMIADNWIFNYSKLEGISKVLDGVNRRTKNKSKMNFAILDLEEHYLEFEKEFTSFFKELTVYSKQKFITL, from the coding sequence ATGAATTTTTTAGCTCATATTTATTTATCTTTTAATGACGATGAAATTACAATTGGTAATTTTATTGCAGATAGTATTCGTGGAAATAAATACAAACATCTACCAGAGCGTATTCAAAAAGGTATTAAGCTACATCGTTTTATAGATACATTTACTGATGCACACCCTACCGTAAGAAAAAGCACTAAAAAATTACATGAAAACTACGGACACTATAGTGGTGTTATAGTAGATATTTTTTATGATCATTTTTTAGCTAAAAATTGGAGTATGTATTCTGATGTTCCTTTAGCTATTTTTGTAGATAAATTTTATGATCTTTTAGAAGATAATTATAAAATTTTGCCTGATAATACAAAACATATGATGCCTTATATGATTGCTGATAATTGGATATTTAACTATTCTAAACTTGAAGGAATTAGTAAGGTATTGGATGGTGTTAATAGAAGAACAAAAAATAAATCTAAAATGAATTTTGCTATTTTAGATTTAGAAGAGCATTATCTTGAGTTTGAGAAAGAGTTTACTTCCTTTTTCAAAGAGCTAACTGTATATTCTAAACAAAAATTTATAACACTTTAA
- a CDS encoding LexA family transcriptional regulator, whose protein sequence is MENELTLKRFIEIRRELGFTQAEFAALLGVSTTTADIERGRTKLSGKIVVELFKQFKINPLWLFGDSDNKYLESSNTSVIPKVVTVDSADRDNMVLVNAKAAAGYPQNIADTSWYQQLPAFDLPIPEFRNATYRGFQVEGDSMLPNLKQGEWVLAKAIEHIDDVNPNKIYVVVLQDAVLVKKVIKKPNSNNVTLVSLNETYPPYEIKPFQIQEIWQVNSKITFGIDATTETGLLRQLQESMEELKSQLKKPN, encoded by the coding sequence ATGGAGAACGAACTTACCCTAAAACGATTTATTGAAATACGAAGAGAGTTAGGTTTTACACAGGCTGAATTTGCTGCACTTTTAGGGGTTTCTACAACTACAGCAGACATTGAGAGAGGAAGAACTAAATTATCAGGTAAAATTGTTGTTGAATTGTTTAAGCAATTTAAAATAAACCCTTTATGGTTGTTTGGTGATAGTGATAATAAATATTTAGAATCTTCAAATACAAGTGTGATACCAAAAGTAGTGACTGTAGATTCTGCCGATAGAGATAATATGGTTTTAGTAAATGCGAAAGCTGCTGCGGGTTACCCTCAAAATATTGCAGATACTAGCTGGTACCAACAATTACCTGCTTTTGATTTACCGATACCTGAATTTAGAAATGCTACCTACAGAGGTTTTCAAGTAGAAGGAGATAGTATGTTGCCTAATTTAAAGCAAGGGGAGTGGGTACTCGCAAAAGCTATTGAGCATATAGATGATGTGAATCCTAATAAAATTTATGTAGTTGTTCTACAAGATGCTGTATTGGTTAAAAAAGTAATTAAAAAACCAAATTCGAATAATGTAACTCTTGTTTCTTTAAATGAAACATACCCTCCATACGAGATAAAGCCTTTTCAAATTCAAGAAATATGGCAGGTAAATAGTAAAATTACTTTTGGAATAGATGCAACAACTGAAACTGGTCTTTTAAGACAACTTCAAGAATCTATGGAAGAACTTAAAAGCCAACTTAAAAAACCAAATTAA
- a CDS encoding pyrimidine/purine nucleoside phosphorylase: MFKTNTYFDNKVVSIAFENEEGTATVGVMAPGAYTFNTTSVEYMTVVSGEMKVKQKRETIWKTYEVFETFKVEANTSFDVKVTKDTSYKCIYK, translated from the coding sequence ATGTTTAAAACAAATACCTATTTTGATAATAAAGTTGTTTCTATAGCCTTTGAGAATGAAGAAGGTACTGCAACGGTAGGAGTTATGGCTCCTGGAGCATACACATTTAACACTACTTCAGTTGAATATATGACTGTAGTCTCAGGAGAAATGAAAGTAAAACAGAAAAGAGAAACTATTTGGAAAACATATGAAGTTTTCGAAACATTTAAAGTAGAAGCAAATACTTCTTTTGATGTAAAAGTTACCAAAGACACATCTTATAAGTGTATTTATAAATAA
- a CDS encoding rhomboid family intramembrane serine protease, whose product MLNMHPVTIAIIVINVLVSLKGFKDTIFFNRYKFQIGSVLNGQKDRIVTSGFLHVDISHLFFNMFTLYFFADVVIAWLGPIQFIIIYIISLIAGSLLSMFFHKEEPYYSAVGASGAVTGILYAAILLQPNMKLALLFIPIPLPAYVFGIGYLLYSIYGMKSRLGNIGHTAHFGGAIGGYVTTLIFIPSLLVTDPLMVGLLAIPIIILFILQKVGKIR is encoded by the coding sequence ATGTTAAATATGCACCCTGTAACCATTGCAATTATTGTTATCAATGTTTTAGTTTCTTTAAAAGGTTTCAAGGACACTATTTTTTTTAATAGGTATAAGTTTCAAATAGGATCGGTATTAAATGGACAGAAAGATAGAATAGTAACTTCTGGTTTTTTACATGTTGATATTTCTCATTTATTCTTTAATATGTTTACACTGTATTTTTTTGCAGATGTTGTAATTGCATGGTTAGGGCCTATTCAATTTATTATCATATACATTATCAGTTTAATAGCTGGTAGTTTATTATCTATGTTTTTTCATAAAGAAGAACCTTATTATAGTGCAGTAGGAGCAAGTGGAGCAGTAACAGGCATTTTATACGCTGCAATACTCTTACAGCCTAATATGAAATTAGCACTACTATTTATACCTATACCATTACCTGCATATGTTTTTGGAATAGGTTATTTGTTATATTCTATTTATGGAATGAAAAGTAGATTAGGTAATATTGGCCATACAGCGCATTTTGGAGGTGCAATAGGAGGCTATGTTACAACTTTAATTTTTATACCAAGTTTATTGGTTACAGATCCTTTAATGGTGGGATTGCTTGCTATACCAATAATAATACTGTTCATTCTTCAAAAAGTAGGAAAAATACGATAA
- a CDS encoding FAD-binding and (Fe-S)-binding domain-containing protein, translating to MKTTLLENLESKLEGELKIDKLSKALYSTDASVYRKTPLAVAFPKSVSDIKNLILFAKDNNVGLIPRTAGTSLAGQCVGDGIVVDVSKNFTKILSLDEDKMQVTVQPGVVRDELNNYLAPFGLFFGPNTSTANRCMIGGMVGNNSSGTTSIQYGVTREFTTSLKTILANGEEAEFKALTSDEFIAKTKLDSFEGSIYKNLYNELSVKETQDEIINEFPKPQIHRRNTGYAIDELLKSSIFGGQKPLINVCELLSGSEGTLAFTTEITLQLSPVPPTLSAMVVTHYNSLEDCLTDVAPTMKHNLHTCEMMDKVILDCTKNNREQLKNRFFVQGDPAALLLLEVKSETEEDLKAQIESLLTTIKDSGLSYSNAILNAEEGKMASELRKAGLGLLGNIVGDKKAVACIEDTAVAVEDLKDFIGEFTEIMTKYKQNAVYYAHAGAGELHLRPILNLKKSEDVSLFRAITTDVAFLTKKYKGSFSGEHGDGIVRAEFIPIMIGNKNFELLKRVKTYFDPKSIFNPGKIVDAYPMDESLRYEIDRKEPEIKTLLDFSDSEGILKAAEKCNGSGDCRKSHTAAGGMCPSFHATKNEKDTTRGRANALREFLTTSDAPNKFDQKELKEVFDLCLSCKACASECPSNVDIATLKTEFLYQYQEANGYPLRGKLFAYNTKLNKLGSKVAGLTNAVYDSSFLGGLLKKASGVAKERSLPKVYNFNFNKHLQLFKNQNISKNKNIVLYIDEFTNYLDIELGKDAIEVLTKLGYSVELFYAESGRTYLSKGFLKEAKKLALENIPKLQAFAEKGLPVVGLEPSAILTFRDEYKRFSTDKKSAELIAGNVFLIEEFLASEAQKGELTSNLFTEETKKVKIHGHCHQKALSNQKVTFDILNLPKNYEVSIITSGCCGMAGSFGYEKEHYEISMQVGELKLFPSVRKASAETIISANGTSCRHQIYDGTKREAKHPITILKEALIS from the coding sequence TTGAAAACTACATTATTAGAAAATCTAGAAAGTAAATTAGAAGGTGAATTAAAAATAGATAAATTATCGAAAGCATTGTACTCTACCGATGCTTCTGTTTATCGAAAAACACCTTTAGCAGTTGCTTTTCCTAAAAGCGTAAGTGATATAAAAAATCTTATTTTATTTGCGAAAGATAATAATGTAGGTTTAATTCCGAGAACAGCAGGTACGTCTTTAGCAGGGCAATGTGTAGGTGATGGTATTGTTGTTGATGTTTCTAAAAATTTCACAAAAATACTTTCATTAGATGAAGATAAAATGCAAGTCACTGTACAACCAGGAGTTGTGCGTGATGAGTTAAACAATTATTTAGCTCCGTTTGGATTGTTTTTCGGACCAAATACATCTACAGCTAATAGATGTATGATTGGTGGTATGGTAGGTAATAATTCATCAGGTACAACATCTATTCAATATGGAGTTACTAGAGAATTTACAACAAGTTTAAAAACAATATTAGCCAATGGTGAAGAAGCTGAATTTAAAGCTTTGACTTCAGATGAGTTCATAGCCAAAACAAAACTAGATTCTTTCGAAGGCTCCATCTATAAAAATTTATATAATGAGCTTTCTGTAAAAGAAACTCAAGATGAAATTATTAATGAATTTCCTAAACCTCAAATTCATAGAAGAAATACAGGTTATGCAATTGATGAATTGCTAAAGAGTTCAATTTTTGGAGGACAAAAACCTTTAATTAATGTTTGCGAATTATTAAGTGGTAGTGAAGGCACTTTAGCTTTCACAACTGAGATTACTTTACAATTATCTCCTGTACCTCCAACGCTATCAGCTATGGTGGTAACACATTACAATAGTCTCGAAGACTGTTTAACAGATGTGGCTCCAACTATGAAACACAATTTGCACACGTGCGAAATGATGGACAAGGTAATTTTAGATTGTACTAAAAATAACCGAGAGCAACTTAAAAATAGGTTTTTTGTACAGGGAGATCCTGCTGCACTTTTATTGTTAGAAGTAAAATCAGAAACAGAAGAAGATTTAAAAGCACAAATTGAATCTTTATTAACAACAATAAAAGATTCTGGTTTAAGCTATTCTAATGCAATTTTAAATGCAGAAGAAGGTAAAATGGCAAGTGAATTGCGTAAAGCTGGTTTAGGTTTATTAGGTAATATTGTTGGAGATAAAAAAGCTGTTGCCTGTATAGAAGATACAGCTGTAGCCGTAGAAGATTTAAAAGATTTTATAGGAGAGTTTACCGAAATAATGACCAAATACAAGCAGAATGCAGTTTATTATGCACATGCTGGAGCAGGGGAGTTACACTTAAGGCCAATTTTAAATCTTAAAAAATCAGAAGATGTTAGTCTTTTTAGAGCTATAACTACTGATGTAGCTTTCTTAACAAAAAAATACAAAGGGTCGTTTAGTGGCGAACATGGCGATGGAATAGTTAGAGCAGAATTTATCCCTATTATGATAGGGAATAAAAATTTCGAACTTTTAAAAAGAGTAAAAACATATTTCGATCCTAAAAGCATATTTAATCCAGGTAAAATTGTTGATGCATACCCAATGGATGAATCGTTGCGTTATGAAATTGACAGAAAAGAACCTGAAATTAAAACATTATTAGATTTTTCTGATAGTGAAGGTATTTTAAAAGCTGCTGAAAAATGTAATGGTAGTGGTGATTGTAGAAAAAGCCATACAGCAGCAGGAGGGATGTGCCCTAGTTTTCATGCCACAAAAAACGAAAAGGATACTACAAGAGGTAGAGCAAATGCTTTAAGAGAATTTTTAACGACTTCAGACGCACCTAACAAGTTCGATCAAAAAGAGTTAAAAGAAGTTTTTGATTTATGTTTAAGTTGTAAAGCTTGTGCTAGTGAGTGCCCAAGTAATGTAGATATTGCAACTTTAAAAACAGAGTTTTTATACCAATATCAAGAAGCAAATGGGTATCCTTTACGAGGAAAGTTATTTGCATATAATACAAAATTAAATAAATTAGGGAGTAAGGTTGCGGGCTTAACAAACGCTGTTTACGACTCTAGTTTTTTAGGTGGTTTGTTAAAAAAAGCCTCAGGCGTTGCTAAAGAAAGAAGCTTACCTAAGGTCTATAATTTTAATTTCAATAAACACCTTCAACTATTTAAAAATCAAAACATAAGTAAAAATAAAAATATAGTTCTTTATATAGATGAATTTACGAATTACTTAGATATAGAATTAGGAAAAGACGCTATTGAAGTGCTTACTAAATTAGGGTATTCTGTTGAGTTATTTTATGCAGAAAGCGGAAGAACATATTTGTCTAAAGGTTTTTTAAAAGAAGCTAAAAAGTTAGCTTTAGAGAATATACCAAAACTTCAGGCATTTGCAGAAAAAGGTCTACCTGTTGTTGGTTTAGAACCTTCTGCGATATTAACTTTTAGAGATGAGTACAAGCGTTTTTCAACTGATAAGAAATCAGCTGAGTTAATAGCTGGTAATGTTTTCTTGATTGAAGAGTTTTTAGCTTCTGAAGCTCAAAAAGGTGAATTAACCTCTAATTTATTTACTGAAGAAACTAAAAAGGTTAAAATACATGGACACTGCCATCAAAAAGCACTTTCTAATCAAAAAGTAACTTTCGATATTTTAAATTTACCTAAAAATTACGAAGTATCTATAATTACTTCAGGTTGTTGTGGTATGGCTGGTTCATTTGGTTACGAAAAAGAACATTATGAGATAAGTATGCAAGTAGGAGAATTAAAGCTTTTTCCAAGTGTTAGAAAAGCTTCTGCTGAAACTATTATATCTGCAAACGGAACAAGTTGTCGTCATCAAATATATGATGGAACAAAAAGAGAAGCGAAGCACCCTATAACAATTTTAAAAGAAGCTTTAATCAGTTGA
- a CDS encoding lysophospholipid acyltransferase family protein: MQLLVFILVYPILWFISILPYTLFYALSDFVFFLVYTIVGYRKKVVYNNLKLVFPKKSEQDLLKIQRAFYGHMCDMFMEMIKTMNLSKDDVKKRYTVENIEVLKEIEKTKSVLIVCSHYANWEWNVSINNYVDSKGYAVYQKIANTYFDRWIKKVRARWNTTLITQEETVKTVFRNVQNNVHSTYGMVSDQSPQKHRAPYWTEFMGIKVPVFTGAELMARKMDLAVVFLKVSKVKRGYYKAEFIPITTAGKSTDKNEITDQFLRLTEQQINEKPEHYLWTHRRWKHRGLAHLH, from the coding sequence ATGCAGTTACTAGTTTTTATTTTAGTTTACCCTATTCTTTGGTTCATATCCATACTCCCATATACCTTATTTTACGCTTTATCTGATTTTGTATTTTTTCTTGTTTATACTATTGTAGGCTATCGAAAAAAAGTAGTTTATAATAATTTGAAACTAGTTTTTCCTAAAAAAAGTGAACAAGATTTATTGAAAATTCAACGTGCTTTTTATGGTCATATGTGTGATATGTTTATGGAAATGATAAAAACCATGAACCTATCTAAAGATGATGTAAAAAAAAGGTATACAGTTGAAAATATTGAAGTTTTAAAAGAAATTGAAAAAACTAAAAGTGTTTTGATTGTTTGTTCTCATTATGCTAATTGGGAATGGAATGTTAGTATTAACAATTATGTAGATTCTAAAGGATATGCTGTGTATCAAAAAATAGCAAATACATATTTTGATCGTTGGATAAAAAAAGTTCGTGCCCGTTGGAATACAACATTAATAACACAAGAAGAAACTGTTAAAACAGTTTTTAGAAATGTACAGAATAATGTGCATAGTACTTATGGAATGGTTAGCGATCAATCTCCTCAAAAACACAGAGCTCCATATTGGACAGAGTTTATGGGCATTAAAGTGCCTGTATTTACTGGTGCAGAATTAATGGCTCGTAAAATGGACTTAGCAGTTGTTTTTTTAAAGGTATCAAAAGTAAAAAGAGGATATTATAAGGCTGAATTTATACCAATAACTACCGCCGGAAAAAGCACTGATAAAAATGAAATTACAGATCAATTTTTAAGATTAACAGAACAACAAATAAACGAAAAACCTGAGCATTATTTATGGACACACCGTAGATGGAAACATAGAGGTTTAGCACATTTACATTAA
- the glmM gene encoding phosphoglucosamine mutase, translating into MTLIKSISGIRGTIGGKPGDNLTPIDAVKFAAAYGIWLKEYSKKDKLKVVIGRDARLSGEMIQNIVVSTLVGLGIDVIDLDLSTTPTVEIAVPLEEADGGIILTASHNPKQWNALKLLNERGEFLDAAQGAIILEIAEKEDFNFSEVDDLGEITKNDSYIDIHIDEVLNLPLIDADVIKAAKFKVVVDGVNSTGGIAIPKLLKELGVEVVELYCDPTGHFPHNPEPLKEHLGDICALVLEEKADFGLVVDPDVDRLAFISNDGEMFGEEYTLVACADYVLGKTKGNTVSNLSSSRALRDITEKHGGTYEAAAVGEVNVVTKMKANNAIIGGEGNGGIIYPESHYGRDSLVGTALFLMLMAEKGGTVAELRASYPSYFMSKKKIQLTPGLDVDGILVAMADKYKGEEISTIDGVKIDFAENWVHLRKSNTEPIIRIYTEAKSQNEADTLANRIIEEIKAVAGL; encoded by the coding sequence ATGACATTAATTAAATCAATATCAGGAATAAGAGGTACCATTGGAGGTAAACCAGGAGATAATTTAACGCCAATTGATGCTGTTAAATTTGCAGCAGCTTATGGTATTTGGTTAAAAGAATATTCTAAAAAAGATAAATTAAAAGTTGTAATAGGTAGAGATGCTCGTTTATCTGGTGAAATGATCCAGAATATAGTAGTATCTACATTAGTAGGTTTAGGTATTGATGTTATTGATTTAGATTTATCTACAACACCTACTGTAGAAATAGCTGTTCCTTTAGAAGAAGCAGATGGTGGTATTATACTTACTGCAAGCCATAATCCAAAACAATGGAATGCTTTAAAATTATTAAATGAAAGAGGTGAATTTTTAGATGCAGCTCAAGGTGCTATTATTCTTGAAATTGCCGAAAAAGAAGATTTCAATTTTTCAGAAGTTGATGATTTAGGAGAAATTACTAAAAATGATTCATATATAGATATTCATATTGATGAAGTTTTAAATCTTCCTCTTATTGATGCAGATGTAATAAAAGCAGCTAAATTTAAAGTTGTTGTAGATGGTGTAAACTCTACAGGTGGTATTGCGATACCAAAACTTTTAAAAGAATTAGGTGTTGAAGTTGTTGAGTTATATTGTGACCCTACAGGTCATTTTCCGCATAATCCAGAACCTTTAAAAGAACATTTAGGAGATATTTGTGCTTTAGTTTTAGAAGAAAAAGCAGATTTTGGTTTGGTAGTAGACCCCGATGTTGATCGTTTAGCTTTTATTAGTAATGACGGAGAAATGTTTGGTGAAGAGTATACTTTAGTTGCTTGTGCAGATTATGTATTAGGTAAAACAAAAGGGAATACAGTATCTAACTTATCATCTTCAAGAGCGTTAAGAGATATTACCGAAAAACATGGTGGAACTTACGAAGCCGCAGCTGTTGGTGAAGTTAATGTTGTTACCAAAATGAAAGCAAACAATGCAATTATTGGAGGCGAAGGTAATGGTGGTATAATTTACCCAGAAAGCCATTATGGTAGAGACTCTTTAGTAGGTACCGCATTATTTTTAATGCTAATGGCTGAAAAAGGGGGTACGGTTGCAGAATTAAGAGCAAGTTACCCTTCTTATTTTATGAGTAAGAAAAAAATACAATTAACTCCAGGTTTAGATGTAGATGGTATTTTAGTAGCTATGGCAGATAAATATAAAGGTGAAGAAATTTCGACTATAGATGGTGTGAAAATTGATTTTGCAGAAAACTGGGTACATCTACGTAAATCGAATACAGAACCTATAATCAGAATTTATACAGAAGCTAAATCTCAAAATGAAGCAGATACATTAGCTAATAGAATAATTGAAGAAATAAAAGCAGTAGCTGGTTTATAA